The Actinomycetota bacterium sequence CCTTCGTACATCGGCGTTGCAGCGAAGCTGCCGGATGCCCTTGCGGGCGGAGCGACCATGGGGAGTCTGCGAGGCCCCCTCGTCATCACGAATGGAACGCTGCTCACGCCGGAGACCGAGTCCTTCCTCGAGAGGTGGGACACCGGAAACGACATCGCCGCATACGCCCTCGGCGGCCCCAACAGCCTGTCCGAGACGGTGCGACAGGACATGATCACGGCGCTCGTCCCGTAGGACCGTACTCGATCCGTAGAATCGACAAGGCCGGTAAGGATGCATTCTCCCTACCGGCCTGCGGTTTCGTATGGCGGGAGTGACGGGGCTCGAACCCGCGACCTCTGGCTTGACAGGCCAGCGCTCTAACCAACTGAGCTACACCCCCGTGTCCCGTGAGACACAGCTTGCGTATTGTATCGACCTTCGTGCGTCGTGTCCACACGCCCGAACAGGGGTCGGGAGTTCGTCCGAGGCCTACGCGGCCCACTGTGCGCTCAGCACTTCCGCCTGCTCGAGAACAAGCTTCGTCGCCGCTTCCTGCTTGTCGGGGGGATAGCCGTACTTGCGCAGGATGCGCTTGACGATGACCCGCATCTCGGCTCGAACGTTCTCGCGCACGGTCCAGTCGATCTTCACGTTCTCGCGCACCTTCGCGACCAGCTCATGCGCGAGCTTCTTCAGCTCAGCGTCGCCAAGGACTTCGCGTGCACTCCCGTTCTCAGCCAGTGCGTCGTAGAACGCGACCTCGTCGTCGGTCAGCCCGAGGCCTACGCCTCGTTCCTGCGCCGCACGCATGTCCTTCGCGATAGCGATGAGCTCCTCGATCACCTGCGCCGCCTCGATGGCGCGGTTCTGGTAGCGGCGAACCGACTCTTCAAGCATGGCGGCGAACGAGCGCGCCTGCACCACATTGCGGCAGCTGCGCGTCTTGATCTCGCCTTCGAGCAGCTTGCGGAGGGTCTCCACCGCGAGGTTGCGCTGCGGCAGGCCGCGCACTTCTTCGAGGAACTCGTCCGAGAGTATCGAGATGTCGGGCTTGCCGAGACCAGCCGCCGCAAAGATGTCGACAACTTCGCCGGGCGCGACGGCCTTGGATACCAGCTGCTGGATGGCGTGTTCGATATCCTCCGGTGAGCGGCCGGTCCCTGTGATGGCCTCCTTCGCGAGTACGGAGCGCACGGCCTGGAAGAACGCGAGATCGTCGCGGATCGCGAGCGCCTCGTCAGCCGGCACTGCGAGCGCGAACGCCTGCGAGAGCGCCGACACGTTGTCAAGCAGCCGCTTCTTGCCGTCCTTCTGCGCGAGAATGTGCTCCTGAGCGCGCGGCAGCAGTCCAAGCCGCTCATGCGGTGCACCCGTCGTCCAAACGCCCCAGTCGAACCCATGGAACAATCCGCGGACCACCTCGTACTTCTCCTGCATGAGCGCCACAGCCACTCTCTGATCGATTGCCGCCGAGCCAGACCCGCCGTTCTCCGTGTACACGGCAAACGCGTGCCGCAACTGGTCCGCGAGCCCCAGATAGTCCACGACCAGCCCGCCGGGCTTGTCGCGGAACACCCGGTTCACGCGCG is a genomic window containing:
- a CDS encoding DUF3387 domain-containing protein — encoded protein: VIVRDMWLTGFDAPCLHTMYVDKPMRGHGLMQAIARVNRVFRDKPGGLVVDYLGLADQLRHAFAVYTENGGSGSAAIDQRVAVALMQEKYEVVRGLFHGFDWGVWTTGAPHERLGLLPRAQEHILAQKDGKKRLLDNVSALSQAFALAVPADEALAIRDDLAFFQAVRSVLAKEAITGTGRSPEDIEHAIQQLVSKAVAPGEVVDIFAAAGLGKPDISILSDEFLEEVRGLPQRNLAVETLRKLLEGEIKTRSCRNVVQARSFAAMLEESVRRYQNRAIEAAQVIEELIAIAKDMRAAQERGVGLGLTDDEVAFYDALAENGSAREVLGDAELKKLAHELVAKVRENVKIDWTVRENVRAEMRVIVKRILRKYGYPPDKQEAATKLVLEQAEVLSAQWAA